AAGGCTGGGAAGAGCTTGGTCTTGATGGATCTGAGATATACGATATTATTGGGGTTGAGGATATATATCCGGGAAAGGAGCTTACAATCAGAGCAAAAAAGGAAAACGGTAAAATTATAGAGTTTAAAGTTATTTCAAGGCTTGATACTGTGGTTGATGTTGAGTATTTCAAAAACGGGGGAATTTTGCCAATGGTCTTAAGAAAGATAATAAAAGAAAAATAAACTTTTTCCTTCTTTTTTCACACAAAGATTTTAATCTTTTATAAATTTATCTCAGGGGGGAATTTTGGCTGCAGGATTACTGGCTCTTTTAGATGATGTAGCACTTTTGATGGACGATCTTGCGTCTGCTACAAAGGTTGCCACACAAAAAACATCAGCACTGCTGGCTGATGATCTGGCTGTAAACGCCAAGAAAGCATCAGGTTATGCAAGTGAAAGGGAACTTCCTGTAATCTGGGCTATAACTAAAGGATCATTTATAAATAAGCTGATAATACTGCCTTTTGTTTTTCTTTTCAGTTATTTTGCTCCATCTCTTATTGTTCCTGTTATCTTGATTGGCGGAGTTTACCTGTCCTATGAGGGAGCTGAAAAGGTACTTGAGTTTTTATTTTGGAAAAACAAAAAAAGGGAAAATAAAGAAGAAATGACAGAAAAAGAGAAAATCAGATCTGCTATTATAACGGATTTTATACTTTCACTGGAGATAATTATAATAGCCCTTTCTACAGTTCAGGATAAACCTTTTGGAGTTCAGGTTGCAACAGTCTCTATTATAGCTTTGATTGCTACTGTAGGTGTTTACGGTCTTGTGGCTCTAATAGTCAGAATGGACGATTTTGGTCTTTCACTGATACAGAAGTATGATGGTTTTTTAAGGAAGTTAGGGATTTTTCTTG
This Persephonella sp. DNA region includes the following protein-coding sequences:
- a CDS encoding DUF808 domain-containing protein gives rise to the protein MAAGLLALLDDVALLMDDLASATKVATQKTSALLADDLAVNAKKASGYASERELPVIWAITKGSFINKLIILPFVFLFSYFAPSLIVPVILIGGVYLSYEGAEKVLEFLFWKNKKRENKEEMTEKEKIRSAIITDFILSLEIIIIALSTVQDKPFGVQVATVSIIALIATVGVYGLVALIVRMDDFGLSLIQKYDGFLRKLGIFLVRSLPYVIKGLSVVGTVAMLAVGGGIFAHNVQFFHHVSEKLIPFLGEILIGLFIGILTVAVVKGFVFIKNRVTQT